The segment ATCACCGACGGTGTCTTCAGCATGCGGGGCGACCATGCGCCGGTGGATCGCATCGCCGCTCTCTGCCGCAAGTACGATCCGCGGTTTCCGCGCGGATGCGTCCTGGTCGTCGACGATTCCCACGGCGTGGGGGGATTCGGGACCACCGGCCGCGGCACCGAGGAGGTGACCGGCGGCCGCGCCGACGTGCTCGTCGGGACGCTGGGGAAGGCGATGGGCGTCAACGGCGGATACATCGCGACGGACGCGCCGCTGATCCGCTGGCTGCGCGAGAAAAACCCCTTCTACATCTACTCGAACCCGATCGCGCCCGGCGAGGCGGCCGCGGCGCTGGCGGCATTGGAGCTGATCCGCAGTCCGCAAGGCGTCGCCCTTCTCTCGCACCTGCGGGCGATGACGCAGCGGTTCCGCGACGGCCTCGTCCGCGTCGGATTCGAGACCATTCCCGGGCAGCATCCGGTGGTGCCGCTCATGGTGCGCGACACCGAGCGGACCGGCGCTTTGGTCCGCTTCCTCCGCGAAAACGGTGTGCTGGCGACCGGTCTCAACCATCCGGTCGTGCCCCGCGGCGAGCAACTCATCCGCTTCCAGGTTTCGGCGGATCACACCGAAGCGGACATCGACGCCGTGCTCTCCGTGCTGTCACGGTTCAAATAGCGCGACGGGAGTCCAGAGGCGTTTGCGACGGGCGATGCGCTGGTCCGGTGTCTCGCCTTCGTAGGAGACGCTCTGCGGCCGCCGGTCGAAGGCCGGATCGCGGAACACGTTGGCATTCAGCACCGCCCAGGCCCTGTCGCCTTCACGCATCATCGCCGCGCAGTACACGCCGCAGCGTGCGCACACGACCATCTCCGCCGTGCGCAGTCCGAAGACGTAGCGGGAGACCAGCGACTGATCCTGGATGCCGACCCGCGCGCGCCCCGCCGGGTCCGAGATCGTGCGGGCGCCATGCCGGCGGCAGAAGCTGCAGTCGCAGGCGCGCAGCGGAAGCTCGCGCGGGTCTTGCTCCGTCTCGAGCACGATCGCAATGTTGCCGCAGTGGCAGGTTCCTTCGAGTTTCGCGCTCAAGCCCCGCCGGAAGGTGACGGCTGGCTGCACGAGGTCAAGTACGACGGCTACCGGATCGGCTGCCGCATCCAGCGCCGGGCGGTAACCCTCTGGAGCCGGCGCGGCAACGACTGGACCCGCGACTTTCCCGAGATCGTCGCGGCGGCAAAGGCGCTGAAAGCGCGCAGCGCGCAGATCGACGGCGAGATCGCCGTCCTGCTTCCGGACGGCCGCACCAGCTTCCAGGCCCTGCAGAAATCGCTCGCCGGGGAGCGGCAGGGCGAGCTCGTCTACTTCGTCTTCGATCTCTTCGAGCTGGACGGCGTCGACGTCTCGCGCGAGCCCCTGGAGGCCCGCAAGGAAGCGCTCCGCAGAATCGTTCCCGACGCCGGGCCGATCCGGTTCTCCCGCCACTGGGCGGGCGGCGGAGGCAAGGTCTTCCGCGAGGCGTGCAGGCTCGGCTTCGAGGGACTGGTTTCGAAGCGCCGTGACCAGGCGCATCGAGCGGGGCGCAGCCCGGGATGGCTCAAGTCCAAGTGCGTGCTGCGGCAGGAGCTCGTCATCGGTGGATTCACCGAGCCGTCCGGCTCGCGCGAAGGGATCGGGGCGCTCCTCGTCGGACTCTACGAGAACGACAGGCTCCGGTTTGCCGGCAAGGTCGGCACGGGCTTCACGCAGGCTTCCTCGCGCGCGCTGCGCAAGAGACTCGATTCGCTGCGGACGTCGGCGTGCCCGTTCGAGCCGCCTCCTCCCGGATGGCTGGGCCGCAGCGCACGATGGGTGCAGCCGCGTCTGCTCGCGGAAGTGACGTTCACCGAGTGGACAGAGGGCGGTCACGTCCGCCATCCCTCCTTCCAGGGCTTGCGCGAGGACAAGCCGGCGCGGCAGGTCAAGCGCGAGCGCACCGAGGTACGCGGCATCGGCCTCAGCCACGCCGCTCGGATCGTGTATCCGGCGCAGCGCTACACGAAGCTCGACCTCGCGCGCTACCACGACGCCGTCGCCGAGCATGAGCTGCCGCACCTGCGCGGCCGGCCTCTGACGCTGGTCCGCTGCCCGAAGGAGATCGGCGACGGGTGCTACTTCATGAAGCATTCCAAGGTGTGGGCACCGGAGGCGCTCCGGCGCGTGCGCATCCAGGAAAAGACCAAGCTCGGCGAGTACCTGATCGCGGACACCGCCGAGGCGGTGATCGCGCTGGCGCAGATGGACGTGATCGAGATCCACACCTGGAACAGCCGCGACGACGACATCGAGCGGCCGGACCGCATCGTGATCGACCTCGATCCCGGCCCTGACGTGGCCTGGCGCGAAGTGGTGGCGGGAGCGCGGCTGGTGCGCGACGCGCTCGCCGTCGCGGGCCTGCGC is part of the Deltaproteobacteria bacterium genome and harbors:
- a CDS encoding aminotransferase class I/II-fold pyridoxal phosphate-dependent enzyme produces the protein MPLDKLLEDLKAQLAHLEAAGTAKADEQVVVAVKPPQTGRGPRFLLEDFGDREFIRMNSNSYLGLSLRSELIEAEQDAAEAYGVGPGAVRFISGTYEPHVELEVALAEFHGRPASMVAGSAYTAVAGVLFSLSTSETVLVSDELNHNCIVNGMKLAPNKARKVYGHLDLRALEQRLEESIGQAEGALVITDGVFSMRGDHAPVDRIAALCRKYDPRFPRGCVLVVDDSHGVGGFGTTGRGTEEVTGGRADVLVGTLGKAMGVNGGYIATDAPLIRWLREKNPFYIYSNPIAPGEAAAALAALELIRSPQGVALLSHLRAMTQRFRDGLVRVGFETIPGQHPVVPLMVRDTERTGALVRFLRENGVLATGLNHPVVPRGEQLIRFQVSADHTEADIDAVLSVLSRFK
- the ligD gene encoding DNA ligase D, producing MPAAEAAVAGAQRKLARVLLRLEHDRNVAAVAGSFEFRAQAPPEGDGWLHEVKYDGYRIGCRIQRRAVTLWSRRGNDWTRDFPEIVAAAKALKARSAQIDGEIAVLLPDGRTSFQALQKSLAGERQGELVYFVFDLFELDGVDVSREPLEARKEALRRIVPDAGPIRFSRHWAGGGGKVFREACRLGFEGLVSKRRDQAHRAGRSPGWLKSKCVLRQELVIGGFTEPSGSREGIGALLVGLYENDRLRFAGKVGTGFTQASSRALRKRLDSLRTSACPFEPPPPGWLGRSARWVQPRLLAEVTFTEWTEGGHVRHPSFQGLREDKPARQVKRERTEVRGIGLSHAARIVYPAQRYTKLDLARYHDAVAEHELPHLRGRPLTLVRCPKEIGDGCYFMKHSKVWAPEALRRVRIQEKTKLGEYLIADTAEAVIALAQMDVIEIHTWNSRDDDIERPDRIVIDLDPGPDVAWREVVAGARLVRDALAVAGLRSFVKTTGGRGLHVVVPLARERDWSECLAFSRAFAEAVERQHRKGFTTQYAKAGRERKILLDYLRNNRTNTSIAAFSPRARNGAPVSLPIGWDELTPRLDPGRFNIESVAARLGEDPWKEYWRLRQKLTATGVRAVVSL